In the genome of Bradyrhizobium ottawaense, the window AGAGATAGCGGATGCCAGCGGCGTCAGCGGCCGCTTCGTGCATGGGCGGCGTGCGGGACGCAGCAATGCCGCTGCCGATCAGGCCGACGAGGAAGCTGGGTTTGGGTTGAATGCTCGGCATAGCCCGTCAGCGCAATGGTAGGGTCAACTCGGCGATAACCTGAGCCGTGCTCGGTCGAACGCCGCGCCACCAGGCAAAAGCTTCTGCCGCCTGCTCCACCAGCATGCCGACGCCGTCGGCGAGCTTGGCTACGCCTTCGGCGCGGGCCGCTTGCAGAAAGGGAGTGAGCCCCTTGCCGTAGGCAAGTTCGTACGCCAGCTTCGCACCGCGGAAGACATTGCCGGGAAGTGGCGGCATCTCACCTCGCAGGCTGGCCGATGTCGCGTTAACCACGACGTCATAACCCTCGGCAAGATCGGCCAGTTCAGCATAGCCGCTGACGATCAGGGGACCACAACCGGCAAACTCCTCGGCCAATGCCACAGCCTTCGATAAGGTACGATTGACGAGAACCAGCTCGGACGGCTCCTGGCGCAGGAACGGCAGCAGCGCGCCACGCGCCGCGCCCCCGGCACCGAGCATCAGGACTCGCTGGCCGGCCATTTTGACGCCGAGATTGATGGTGATGTCGCGCACAAGGCCGATCCCGTCAAAATTCTCGCCAATAATCCGATGGCCGTCGAACTTCAGGCAGTTTACGGCGCCAGCTCGGTCGGCGTTCTCTGAAAGCTCGTTTGCGTAGGCGAAGGCATCGAGCTTGAACGGGGCAGTGATGTTCAGTCCCTTGGCGCCCTCGGTCCGGAATTGATCAACCCGCCCGCTGAAGCCATCGAGGGGACCCTCGATCGCCTCATAGACAAGGTCCTGTCCTGTCATTCTGGCGAAAGTGCCATGGATGTGAGGTGATTTGCTGAAGCCGATCGGGTTGCCGATCACCGCATAACGGTCGCTCATCGCTCACTCCTGCACTGCGAGTTCGTTGTAGAGGACCCCGTCACG includes:
- the aroE gene encoding shikimate dehydrogenase; protein product: MSDRYAVIGNPIGFSKSPHIHGTFARMTGQDLVYEAIEGPLDGFSGRVDQFRTEGAKGLNITAPFKLDAFAYANELSENADRAGAVNCLKFDGHRIIGENFDGIGLVRDITINLGVKMAGQRVLMLGAGGAARGALLPFLRQEPSELVLVNRTLSKAVALAEEFAGCGPLIVSGYAELADLAEGYDVVVNATSASLRGEMPPLPGNVFRGAKLAYELAYGKGLTPFLQAARAEGVAKLADGVGMLVEQAAEAFAWWRGVRPSTAQVIAELTLPLR